The DNA region tcacaatttcttaaaacaatattactatcaaactattcattttatctccctataagcaaacaATCAATAAagctttatcagtattataattaaaacttaatccttcatgaataaaataaaattactttcaaatagaaaaataataaaatatgacaattttgatacataggacaaaagaccaatgatAAGTGAAAATGTAAAATTCgactatgtatttttaaaagaaataataaatgatattcaccctcactatgttctcaaatagtaaatatgcaatattacgacttgttatttgagttacacccaatcttcttatttctatagatgaaaaactattaagtatcattcatttgttaaagaattatgagggtcaacgattttaattaaagaatttaACATATGATTTGTGTAAGAACggttaggcgagccccgagcgttgggcgttaggcgtgtttagggcgtacagtcgggcacttagggcgtaagcctcacagaAACTAAGCTCCGCACGTGAACCTCAGGGCGTTTTGCCAGTGCCCCGCCCCGGGGCGAGCCCCGAGGCGAGTCctgaaactgccttttaaaacactggtaagaaataaggccatattttgattttatttaatatatatatgtgttgttcatgaaaaatgttgatgtggaaatatggaggaaggccaagggcaaaattgggaattttgaaaattagtttcgggaattacaaaataagacccacaactaattgggctagaaaaaaaaaggcccaatgtGTGTgcgggtggccggccaacttgcaaatggcccaagcccatgtggaaaAAATTTATCCAAGTAAATAAATAGAAAGAGGCCCTTTACTTAGACATcatttagaagcttcaagaaaacaaaTTGAGAGTGAAGAGCAAGAAGGCCTCAcggccaaggaaaaaaaaaaggaaaagaaaaatatttgAGGGCTTCCATCCTTGattcaaaaattgtaattttcttgtattcctactaagctcaagactctcttcaacgtggtataaattttgaggcaagaaaataccttttgtggcaagtgaaaatttttgaaaaaggtaaacattctatatttttttatggaatatatatatatatatatattgtagtatatggaaatgaatgtaaagtatgaaatttgtgtgttgtgggtgtgtggccgtgtgtgtgggtGTAGTGAAGGGAGAGGAATTAAAtctatttagtatgttaaattatgttgttgtggccttgtgatgtaaatggaagaatgatggttcaagattggcatgaaaattagttgtaagttgttgtaggaaattatgtgattttattatagctttatgtaattatgggaatggagttgtaagGTGCaaattgctattgttgttgatgaaattggaagataaaaatgtgttgtgaatgttcgtgtcgaagattggaggtttcgagtgaggtatggtttttggtgggattgtcggaatattgtgtagattgtttgaaatgtccttgaattatgtttgaataatcttgagctagtaaatgaatatgtaagtggcgatattggcttgaaaagacgtagttgaatcgaatatgatacgctatgtagagaagaaagttattaatgttagaatgcgtttaaattgattcttgatgactattattatggttgttggtattgttggtgtggttgttgatgaatctggccgagttaaattctcgaggatgttgaatttacaggggagatgctgccgaaatttctgtagacaagtactagttagaattgaagaTCTGAATACTTGTagttaatgtttggtaattgataatgttattgtagagattggagagcccgagacttgagtcgggatttgattagcgagcgatcgaggtatgtaaagcctacctttctttcttttggcatgacctttatgaaatgaacaaatgacatatatgtatgcttctaaagaaaattctattcttagagccactaggatggccgacgtctttgacctccataagctattccatatggtttgatacgtgtttatgatgttcgaagattctagttgttgtGTTTCCGAATGATGTTcgaaaaaatatttgatatggctaaagtcttggatatattttgatatgtacatatgattctaaggctccatttgatttgctccacagcgatagttgaaagttccctaatatgattgttacttgaatttccaaaaagagcttcggaaatgcttttagaaagttctgtacttcaaaggtttgtaactttcgtatacaaACTccaattgacccgaaactgatttctgagccttcggatgccgtaaatatatttgtccatcgagttttgaaatttatttatgtacttatatgcatatggtttcctcactactccgctcgtgcatactactatgatatcgttcgccggatcccgggccgttttttgtgatcgtgcgcactatgttatgttcggcagtatgatgtgttacggttcccgagacctcgtcatagggccgggtaccgcttatatacggcgttatgatgtgatatggcatatgatgtgttctgatgatgtgatatgtttcgatgatatgatcggggattgtacggagatttgaaaccttctggagtatgatgtgttgtggcgccagcgtcggagtggcgaccacgttcctgagccctatgcatgatttttatttgcattatatatatattttcagcacaggttttgatatactaattctgtatccattttctgtacttctcacttcagttatgattcggattactgcatttcatgctttacatactcagtacatatttcgtactgaccccctttcttcgggggctgcgtttcatgcccgcaggtacagacgttcgttcaggtgacccgccagtgtaggatacttattctgctgtttggagtactccttttgatctggagctcatatttttggtacatatcttctgttatacatgttctgtatatatgactatttgggtacggcggggccctgtcccgtcatatgtttctgtcatggtttgtagaggcctgtagtcatgcatgtgggtcatgggtcatgtttgttcgtttatgTTTGTGATATGTgccttaatgcggtcccgtttgctattatggccaaaacggcccatatgtttgtctatgtttgtatatctgggcgatgtgtatttcgCCAGTCTACcggttttggtatgatatttttgtacgggcaaccgcttaagatgatgtctgttATCAGTAACCGTATAAATAATGAATGTTAAGCTTGAATAAGtccttgatatgtcgatctggtacgtaagtctgtttgggtgtccaaatagggcaccagtcacggcccacggggctaggtcgtgacatttttatttttagaaaaaaatagTTACTATCAATTTAGAAGTATGTCGGAAGGGGCATAACTTCTGTTCACAAAGggcaaaagtatgccggaggaggcaagcTCATTTGGCTTGACCTTTGCATATTAAGCTCTTTGGATTTCAATTGGATGGGGATACAGCaagttttgcagttttttttttttttaatcaaaaacaGTTAGTGAAATTTGAATTGGAGTAACTGTTGCaactattgacaaaaatacaaagagtttttcagtttttcttctttttttttaaacaaaacaaTTAATACATTTTGAATTGGAAGTAACTGTAGCACTTATTCGAGATATTTGGAACAAGAGTCactttttcattatcttttttatttttaggaaaaacaaTTACTCCCATtttagaagtatgccggaaggggtaAAACTTCTGTTCACAAATGACAAACGTATGCTGGAGGAGGCCAAATTTCTTTGGATAAAACTCAAAACCCAAACTCTGCCGGTTAAGGTAGACTACAATAGAGTAAAGTTTAAAAAGTGAAACTTCATTATATGTACAGAAATGAAAAACCaatttacatatacatcattcgaaAAAGAGGAAACATAATAACCATCATTCGGAAAAGGGAGAAACATAATCACATAACACTTGCCTTAAATAAAAACACAAATATGTTTACAGTATTGTCACCactaaaaaataacaaaaaaatcaattcactttcctaactctTCTGCAGTACAGTATATATCAGTCCCAAAACTCAACGGTTTCTCAATTGGAGTACAGCTCGGTGTAAGGAAATTCCAATTAGGATAACCACcatcttctttgtttccatcttcgCATCTCGGACGTTTTCTACAATATTTAACAGCAGCTGCTACTTCATTTACATTTTGTGATGCTTCATTAGAAGAAAACACATAATCTCCGCGTCCAAAAGCATCATTAATTGCAACAATTtctttaagtgtttttttttttacgcgGTCTTCATTTTCTTTCACAAATTCCTTTTCAAACTGAGAAAGAGTTTGAGTTTTATCAGACAATTGACTTGATGAAGAAATAGCAGCATCACAAAGCATATCGAGCATGGGAGAGGTCTCAATTTTCGTAAACCTTGCTTTACAAAGCATATTCTCCAGACATTCCTGCAAATCTTTTCGAAGATGTGCATCTAACTTCACCTCATCATTCACTGCATAACCTAAATGAGGTTGTCTTTTACCAGATGCACAAGCTTTACACGATTTGTTTTCACTATGCAGTCAAACTAAACTTTCAACACAATGGATCACAGAATCAAATCTACTTTCCAAACTATCAAGTCTACTTTCTAAACAAGTCCTTTTAGCACTTTCAGAAGCTGCTTCACATGACTTCGTTTCATCATGTACACGAACTAAGCTTTCAACAGCATTAATCGCACCAACAAATTTTTTATCCAATTCTTCAAAACGGCTATCCAAAGACTACAAaaccagaaattaaaaaaaaaaaaagagaataaacAAAAACAAGAAATGCAACATGcaaaatatacatatcatattaacaaactcgaaaaaaaaaagtcatacctttacttgattaaCAGTTGTAGATCGTTCATCATCAAGTTACTTCTTCACACTAGACAAAACACCCTGTATAACAGATAAATAAAACAACACATTACTTTTGATGCCATTAAATTACTATTAAACAAGTATGCCGGGATAGGCAGAACTGAAGTCTGAAAATGAGAacagtatgccggaaggggcagaactgaaatatgaaaggagaaatgtataCCGGAtggggcagattttaagtttgcaaaaccaaaaagtatgcctcaaggggcataaactttcatttccataaccAAAACAAAAAAGACTGCAAAATGTGCTAACTACTAAAATAGTCTACCGAAAGGGCTCTAACTCAGAATTCAGTTAAACAACCAAAAACACAAATGGGAAAGTACCACTTACATCAACTATTTGATAAGTAAGTTGAGATGGCAAAACCGCACTGCAAGAACAAGAGCCTAAATCATCAGGAAATTTAAGTGCAACTGGATAATCCATCATTTCTTGTTCcgtaccaacaacaacagcatggataataaatttcttgaatctctataacacaatataaaaacatgaaatatacaaaaacacaaaaaataacaacAGGGAAAAAAACCAATAAAAAGAAGCACCAACAAAAAGGAAACACATACTTTTTCAACATGGAAGAAATTCTCAGTAATAACTTTATAATCAACTCGCTTTGAAGGACCTCAGGACAACATACGAGGAAACTTCGGACCATGAAAACTTGAAAACCCTCGGAAGATAGGGAAAACCTCCAACAGCCACACATTTAAAGCGCAAGAGAAACCACTAATCATATAACGTGTAGATGGGGTGGTCTTGAAAGTCTTCACACAACCACAAATCGACCGtaccaaccaattaaaactaaGAGAACCCCAAGGATAAGACACTCAAAGACTGTCATCATCAATTATCTTCATTAGATGAcctttaacaacacatttctcatTACGACCCAACAATACCCTCTCCATTATATAGATCTCAGCAAGTCTAACAGGATTACTAGATCTTTCCCAAAAACCACCAGTACGATTACTTGACTTAATCTGTAAGAAACTCTTGAGATCACACAATCTTATTCTATCCTGATTCGGAAATAAAGTCTCAACAATCTATTTGGTCTGCTAGACACAACACTAAAATCGCCAACACAAGAATCCAAACAAGTAATAAGACGAAAAGACTCGGAATCAAATACACACACGATCAAATATCTTAAACTTTAACGCACTATTAGTACTAGATGAAAGTTGGGATAAGATCAAGCAATGGAAAATACTATCACTCAGGTGGACATCACCCAAATTCATAAACTGTCCAAAAACACCCTTTTTCAACAAGTCCAATTGAGAGACACTCAAAAAGGACATAATCAAACCCTGAAAATGAAAACAGCACTCCACATACCACATCCTTCAACTTAGTGTTCAAACTTAACCAAGGGATGTTCttcctataaaagaaaaattaatgtcaacagaaaccaagaatttacataagaataaaccaaaaatgaggatgaaaatacttaacatataCCATGATACAAAATCAGTTCCTAGACTAGTGCACAAATACCTGCATCatagaagaaagaaccaaaacacataagattgcataaaaaaccaacattattaacaaaacaacaccaaaaacacataagattgcataaaaacccaacattattaacaaaacaacaccaaaaaaccaagacacACACAAATTAACTACATTCATGAAGTTATGCTGGAACAGGTATAACTTCAGTTTGAAAAAACAAGAACTCTGCCGAACCaggcatatgttgcctcagacaaacacagtCTTCATGAAAACCAGATTACTAAACaaaaacaacacaaaaaaatCTTAAACTAGTGTTCACAGGCAAAAACAAACAGATTCAACACATTGAAAACCAAAAAACATACAAAATAACTTCATTCATGAAATTAGCCTAACAGGTACAACACACAAAAACCTATAATCAGGAAAACATATAAACTTTCATAAAAACCAACATTATTAACGAACAAAACACCAAAAAACCAAAACACAGACAAACTAACTTAAGTCATGAAATTATGTCGGAATAGGCATAATTTcagcttcaaaaaaaaaaaaatccggaatAGGCATATGTTGCCTCACACAAACACATTCTTCATAAAAaccagattattaaacaaaaacaataccaataacCTAAAATATCTattcacaggcaaaacttcaaagattcaacacAAATAAAACCAacacgcatatcaaaatcaacaaaaacatagcaacaacataatacgacattcaaaaaaccaagATATAACATGGGAAATGAAACTAacgttcaaaaaatcatacagaaaCTTTAACAAAACACGCTAAAAAAtagttttaaataaaaaaggatcaattaaatataaaaaacgacgaagacaaagatatcaattcaacaaacaacaatttaacataaaaacaaatattgaaacgagcaaaagatccaaattcgtacctaaattttCGAACAGATAAGAGAGACACAAACAGAggaggaacgaagaagcaaaaaaaaacgaaatagaaaaggttttaatggggtaagggtaatttcgtcaaaaaactttcattaaacaagcgatagaggcaaaaattaaagaaagcATAAATGATGAGcaaatataaagaccagcccaatataaagaccagcccaaaagaagggtaCTCCAGTATTGGGTTATAATTTCCTTCTTTACGCCCAAAATCCTAGTCCAGCCCATTATTCTAACGacgtctttattttatttttgtttatttgtgATTGGAAGTAAGCTGCTATTATCCGTTTGAGGAacatcagaatcagaatcagagAGAAAAATGGAAGCGGGAAATGTGGTTGGTTACATTCCGTTAAAGCAACAGCTACAAAAAGGACTTGTCCATTCTCCTCCTCGTCTCTCTTCTTTCCCTCGCACTCTTACTGTTACCGCTAAGGCTTCTCTAAGTTCCCAGGTATTATATTCCACATCACGAATAATTGAACAGAATTAGCCAAATTCTGCTTCTATAAATGCCTTTGTGTTGTCATTTGAAGGGAGAAAGTGGGTATAGAGGGCCGAAGCCAAGGAGGGAATGGATAGCTGATTGGGTATCCAATAATGATGATTTGGTTCGAAGTATGCCAATATACGTCGGTGGATTGTCTTTATTGGCTGTTCTCTTCAATCGCACCGTCTCTGGTATTGCTCCCGTCGCTGATGCTAGCAGGTTAACTACAttatttttcttccttttcatACCTACGCCGCTTATCAAATCAATGTGTTGGTTGTGGCCTGAAACTACACTTTAATACAAgccttatatatttatatatcatccGTTTCATTTTATGTGTTTTAATTTGATTCAACACGAAGTTGTTACTCTTAGAAGCTTGGTACAAATGGCTGTAAAATTTTAACGAGACAGAATTTGGGGCTGAAATTGGTGTCCCAGAATATTTTGTCTTGAAACAATGAGTAGACCAAATATTTTTCAAGTACTTCGAGAATGTTGGTAATATGAAGAGTTTAATTTTTATATGCTCGCACTATAAGGTTACTTACAAAAACCCACTATAGGTAATTAGTAATTTAAGAAGAAGGTAAGTATTCTCGTAGAATTTCGAAGTATCTGTTATCATAAGTGTGTTTGCAACAAATTTTCTCaatcacaaaataaataaaaaatctcaAGTACGGAAAATAAACTGCAATCACAAATTAAATAAAAAGAGTGATTTCATTTATCAAGATTGTGAGTACAAATCTATATATTCCCTtaattcttctctcctaaatatACTCCGTAATTCGAGGGCCGTTAGTAGCGTATTTCTCGAATGTAggatgatttggatttggatatgtGTGGATTTTTTTGAAGTATTTGGTTGTCAAGAAATATCCGACCACATATTGACCTCTTTTtgaatacccatgagtttatgggatatATGAGATGCCTTTCAAAGGAAAGTGTGCCCCCCTTTTTATAGGCATGATTTAGGATTTATGGTAGAGTAGCCTCCAAGAAACCCTAACCGAGTTTAGAGTTTGAAGATGGATTAAACTCATCTTGTAGAGTCCTACTTCAAATCCAGTAAAATTTTGATGTCTACAAAGTGTTTTAGCTAAAGTTTGGTTTAAAAGGGaatgaagaagagaaaaacacagAGACACACTCCTCCTGATCTATATACTTGCAACTTGCAAGTCATATTAAGAGGAAACGAAGAGTGTTACTAAAGTATGAAATAAGATTTGTATCTGACATAATGTAGATGACTTGATGCAAGTTTTGCCTTGTAAGGTTATACCTATTTAAAGAATCCTCTAACAAAATGAGATTTTGGACGAATAGAATAGAGAGACATCTTTTAACAGGAATGCCTTTTTTTCATTTTAGAAACAAAGAAAGCTGAGGTCTTTTCCTTTTGAAAATAGTTAGTAATGTTTCTTAATTGCCCCATCTTTACATCTTGAAATGATTATACAGGCAAGCCTATCTATAACGGCATTGTTTGTTATGATACTTTTTTTGGCTGTTATAGCGAAATGCTATAGAAAACATTTCATATAAAAGGCCATGAAAAATCGGCTCCAAAAAATTATGTCATTTATAACAATATATTGTTATAAAAGATGGGTCCGGTTGTAGTAGATCTTTTTTGATATTGACCATCCCATAGGGGTATATAGTtgttgataataataataataataataaaaaaaaaaaaccttatactccctccgtcccaatttaagtgtcttaatttgactggacacaaaatttaaggaataaaaagagacttttaaatcttgtggtcctataaattaaagatgtgtttaATGTACTAAAAGATcattgaatcttgtggttttaaactcGCCGTCagcttactaaatatagaagagacactctttttgggacagagtgtgtgtgtgtgtagttgcttataattggaagaaaatgctgAACTCCCCTAATAACTCCAATTACCAGTAAAACCTATGATATTATGCTGGGAACGTGTCCTCAAATGTTGAGCCATCTCAAAACTTTTTCAGTAATTTTCTCTGTCATTATTAAAGACATAGTCTGAACAAAGTCCCACATTTGTTaaatataggtttcctgattagTTTGTAAAGATCTTGGCTGTTCGCCTTAGGTTTTAAACTAGATGTTTTGGTTCTTTTACATGAGATCATAGCCCAACTTTAGTAAGCTCGTTTGTGTTATCTTGAGATCAAATGAGTTAAACACGAGGGACGGTGTTAAAAATATAGTTTAAAAAAAAGTCCCATGTTGGTTAAACAAGTTTTTCCAAATTAGTTTATAATGTTCTTAAATTACTACACCTATTACCCATAGATTTTGAGTTGAATGCCTAAGTGGATTCACAATCATATTCATATGGAACTGAAACAAGTATGTTTCTTTTAGGAGCAGCTCTTTCCTTTTATCTCACGTTTAGTTTAATTTTCTGCATGTTCTTGGACCACTATTTTAACTATTTGCTTTCAACTTATGCAGTTCTCAATCCAGAGCAGATTTATTAACACTTGGCTTGGCAGTCACGAACATCTTAAATGGCCTTGTTTGGCTTTCTATTCGACCAAAATCCATATCTGTGGTGAGGGCGGTatacacacactcacacacacatacacacatgtTTTCTTTGTATCCCACTGTCTCTCCTCAGCTCATTTCTTACACCATTATAGTAACTGAACTATTTAAGTTCTTTGTTTTCAGGTAAATCCTAACGGCGTGGAGTGCCAAAGAATAGCTTCTCACCTACCAGATTTTGTTATTTCTGAGCTGCTATGGTATTGTATCTAAGAGTTGGAACTTTTTATGAAAGTGGTCCTTATAACTTGctcatatttatacttggatatcacttataatattaattttgtctgcttgttcatatatatacatattacataaTTTAATTAATGAATAAATATTGTACTCGAAAATATGAAGCTGATCATTTTTTTCTTAGCTAAGAAAATTCAAATTTAACGTCATACATGTGAAAGTTCCATGATACTCCTCGCCAAGTCATAGGGAAGAGAGCTAGGTTCTACAGTCAAATATTTATTGATATAAACTGAAAAGACTTTATCAATTAGTCGTTGAACTTATAAGTATTCTGTGTTTATGTCTTTTGAAGtatttagagaagttgtttctTGTTGACAAGAGAGGCTTACATTGATTTAGTGGGACCCTCCACCTTACCATGAATCTGGGGATTGAGTCACCAAGGGGTGAGAAAGTGGGAAAAGCTACTTTTGGCCTTTTGGCCTCTGAGGAAAGGGGTTTGTAGGGGGTGGATTTTCCATTTAAATATGCTGTTTTTCTGTTTTTGTGTAAATGCTAGTGGGAAAGAGCAGCTTTTGATGCTTTGAAATATAGTTGGTTTTATAAATGAAAAGACGGCATCATTTCTAAATAGTCAATACCGCATGAATTTTCTGTTCACCAACGCAGTTGCAGCTGTGAGCTTTACAGCACTGATattctccctccgtcccaatttatggtggcactctttcctttttagtcattTCCAGAAAGAATGGCACCTTTTTAAGTTTAGTTATAATTTGACTTTaaacttcccattttacccttagtgagatgatttataaccacacaaatatctaggacttgttttggaccacaagttaagtcttatttcattcttaaacttcgtgcccagtcaaacaccttcacataaattgggactgatGGAGTAATAGACAACTCGTCCTGCAAGAGAATGCATTAATAAATCCTTAAACATGCTCTTCCAGTATGCAAATGATATGTAACCAAGAAAGCAGTGTTATATGCATTTCCTGACGTTTTTAGACGAAAAAACTTTGGTCATCACGAAAGTGTGACTTCTTGATGATTTAATATGTTACTCTTGCTTTTTTGTCCATCCTCAGGGCATGGAATTCTCTGTCAGATGTCACATGCTGCAGGTCTCTGGTCATTGTTTATGATGGAAAATGTATACTTCAAATTGGGTTTGCTTTCTTTAATGGAAGTGAAGCAGTAGTTGTGGACACTAATAAATTGATAGAAGGATCACTTTACCAAGGAGTTTTAAAATCTGCATCACGTAAGTGATAtcacttacttttctttcattctAGCTTTTAAGATACAGTTATATCTTCTTATTCCTTTAAGCAAGTGGGCAAAAGAAACTACAAGCCTGAGAGCAGGTTTTGAAAGATGAAGATGTTTAAATTTATCATTAGACCAGAAGTTTAAATTACATGACCTTCATTGTCCGTATTTTCAGAGAGCTACTTGGCCAACTTATCTCTTTATCCTGGGAAGTCTGAGCTACCATTTCTTCCTTCAAATACACAGGTCGTATTAATTCCTGCACTTTTATTTTTTTCTCGCCACCACCCCACTTTTCCTCTGTGGTTCGACACTTTGCCTTGTTTCACCCAAGTCCACTATCAGTTGTTATTATTATGTTTTGTTAGAGGTTCAAACTTCAGGCAAAGGTTATTAATAACCATAATACTTTACTAGGCAGTAATCTTGCAACCTCTAGGAGACAAAGGAATTGCCATAATTGGTGGTGATATGATCAGAGGATTCACATCTTCTGACCAGGTATGGATAACCATTCATGTTGTGCTTATAATGCCTTATATAGTTACGGATATTTCCCTACCTTTGATTTTGGAAAGTGGTTGATAAAAGATGTTTTTCCTTGAGGCCTATATCATTCATACTATCTAGAATAACTTTTGGGTAACCTTAAGGGGGAGTTTGGTATGAcagaaaatattttcctattttcCCTTGTCTGGTTGTATTAAATATCTTGGAAAGTGTTTTCCTTAAAGATTTGAGGTAAAACATTTTCTGGATCAATAAAACCATACCGGCTCATCTCCAACGCACCCCTGCACTATCCACCCACCCCTGCCTATCCCCACTCCTTCTAACCCCCCCCCCACGCCACCCCACCCCCACACACACACCAGAAGTTGCACTCCCTATTTAAAAATCTTATAGTGTTTTGCTTTGAATATATGTAAATGCTCTTAAAATGACATGTTCCAACTTGcgtaccaaacacaagaaaatgagtAGGAAAATCACTTAATTTCCGCGAAATATTTGGTTGAAAATCATTTTcagtcataccaaacacaccctaggtGCATTACTTAGGATGATTGTAGTTATAGCGTGTATAAGCCCTATTTGTTATCTAACTAGTTCAAATATCTGTGAAGTTCACCCTTTATATTGGTGAACTTAGCCTTGTGTTTTTCTCCTTTATTTGACAGGCATGGATCACATTGATTGGAGAGAAGTTAGATGCTACACTGACAAAAGTTATTTAACATTCCTAGTGGCAGTGCGAGATAGATGTTTCAAGACATTTAAACTGCAGTATCTTAAGTTCAAGCATTTGCCTATAATCACCATTTCTTCATTCAAGGTGATTTACCTTTGTTTAGTTTATGTTACACAGGTGGCCCATTGGTTCTAGAATATAGCTATATCATTTATTGGTTCATTTCATCATTTGCAGGAACAAAGAGTGGTAATTTCTTTCCATGATTGTTTGCTTTGAAATGATTTTCCCTGTGAGCTTAAGATCTGCTTTCATGTTGATTGGTGATAGGATTAGATACCAAGGAGGTAACATTTTCATACTTCTtgttaggggtgtacatggaccgggttggttcggattttttaaacaccaaaccaaaccaattgcgtcgggtttttaaattt from Lycium barbarum isolate Lr01 chromosome 10, ASM1917538v2, whole genome shotgun sequence includes:
- the LOC132615096 gene encoding protein COFACTOR ASSEMBLY OF COMPLEX C SUBUNIT B CCB4, chloroplastic — encoded protein: MEAGNVVGYIPLKQQLQKGLVHSPPRLSSFPRTLTVTAKASLSSQGESGYRGPKPRREWIADWVSNNDDLVRSMPIYVGGLSLLAVLFNRTVSGIAPVADASSSQSRADLLTLGLAVTNILNGLVWLSIRPKSISVVNPNGVECQRIASHLPDFVISELLWAWNSLSDVTCCRSLVIVYDGKCILQIGFAFFNGSEAVVVDTNKLIEGSLYQGVLKSASQSYLANLSLYPGKSELPFLPSNTQAVILQPLGDKGIAIIGGDMIRGFTSSDQAWITLIGEKLDATLTKVI